In Modestobacter versicolor, a single genomic region encodes these proteins:
- a CDS encoding nitroreductase family deazaflavin-dependent oxidoreductase, translated as MPDGEYAPSTVPWVREEVEHLERTGTGLRGRSVVLLTTVGRRTGLVRKTPLMRVEHKGVYAAVASTRGGDRHPDWYANVLAHPEVELRDGDSVLQLVAREAVGAERSRWWSLACTVFPSYVDYQSRAPRRIPVLLLEPRPEATQ; from the coding sequence ATGCCTGACGGGGAGTACGCGCCGAGCACGGTGCCCTGGGTGCGCGAGGAGGTCGAGCACCTCGAGCGCACCGGCACCGGGCTGCGCGGGCGCTCCGTCGTCCTGCTCACCACGGTCGGGCGGCGCACCGGGCTGGTCCGCAAGACCCCGCTGATGCGCGTGGAGCACAAGGGCGTCTACGCCGCGGTCGCCTCCACCCGCGGTGGTGACCGGCACCCCGACTGGTACGCCAACGTGCTGGCCCATCCGGAGGTCGAGCTGCGCGACGGGGACTCCGTACTGCAGCTCGTCGCCCGGGAGGCCGTCGGCGCGGAGCGGAGCCGGTGGTGGTCGCTCGCCTGCACGGTGTTCCCGTCCTACGTCGACTACCAGAGCAGGGCCCCGCGGCGGATCCCGGTGCTCCTGCTCGAGCCCCGGCCTGAGGCCACGCAGTGA
- a CDS encoding sigma-70 family RNA polymerase sigma factor: MTVSRSAPGAVRPDLADVFRRDYAQVVGVAARVLGSRDQAEDVAQEVFLSFGHSSVPAAEAPGWLSVAAAHTALNLLRSGRRRSSREEVAALAEDVVVPDVADAVVTNEERSRVRAALAQLPHKQAVALVLRHSGLSYAEVAAALDLSPGSVGTTVRRAESALRKELDRNASSD, from the coding sequence GTGACCGTGTCGCGTTCGGCCCCCGGCGCCGTCCGCCCGGACCTGGCCGACGTGTTCCGCCGCGACTACGCGCAGGTCGTCGGGGTCGCCGCCCGCGTCCTCGGCTCCCGCGACCAGGCCGAGGACGTCGCCCAGGAGGTCTTCCTCTCCTTCGGGCACTCCTCCGTCCCGGCCGCGGAGGCCCCCGGCTGGCTCTCGGTCGCCGCCGCCCACACCGCGCTCAACCTGCTCCGCTCCGGGCGCCGCCGCTCGTCGCGCGAGGAGGTCGCCGCGCTGGCCGAGGACGTCGTCGTCCCCGACGTCGCCGACGCCGTCGTCACCAACGAGGAACGCAGCCGGGTGCGCGCCGCGCTCGCCCAGCTGCCCCACAAGCAGGCCGTCGCCCTCGTGCTGCGGCACAGCGGCCTCAGCTACGCCGAGGTCGCCGCAGCCCTCGATCTGTCCCCCGGAAGCGTCGGCACCACCGTCCGCCGCGCCGAATCCGCCCTGCGCAAGGAGCTGGACCGCAATGCGTCATCCGACTGA
- a CDS encoding ABC transporter ATP-binding protein, whose translation MSTDAPEVGTGSAVRAAADLVAGLPPTPAAWCTGLRKRYGKRTAVHDVSLEVGRGQVVGLLGPNGAGKTTVIKMLLGLVRPDAGEVMLLGRPSSDPASRARVGYLPELFRYQPWLTAGEVLALHVRLAGLAVPVAEQREVLDLVGLAAREQDRVGGFSKGMQQRLGLAVALVARPELVVLDEPTSALDPLGRVDVRDIVLALRERGVAVLLNSHLIGEVERVCDRVVILDRGRVAASGTLEELLGQREVHLHLTDLTPGTEERLAASGSVHREGEWFTVALAEDSGTAVPDLVRDLVALGARVHAVEPARISLEERLLGILRAGHDDAEQGATR comes from the coding sequence GTGAGCACCGACGCCCCCGAGGTCGGCACCGGGTCCGCCGTGCGCGCTGCGGCGGACCTGGTGGCCGGTCTGCCCCCGACACCCGCCGCCTGGTGCACCGGGCTGCGCAAGCGGTACGGCAAGCGGACGGCGGTGCACGACGTCTCGCTCGAGGTCGGCCGCGGCCAGGTCGTCGGCCTGCTCGGACCCAACGGCGCCGGCAAGACCACCGTGATCAAGATGCTGCTCGGGCTGGTCCGCCCGGACGCCGGCGAGGTGATGCTGCTCGGCCGCCCGTCGAGCGACCCCGCGTCCCGGGCCCGGGTCGGCTACCTCCCCGAGCTCTTCCGCTACCAGCCCTGGCTGACCGCCGGCGAGGTGCTCGCGCTGCACGTCCGGCTGGCCGGGCTCGCCGTCCCGGTCGCCGAGCAGCGGGAGGTCCTCGACCTGGTCGGGCTGGCCGCCCGCGAGCAGGACCGGGTCGGCGGCTTCTCCAAGGGCATGCAGCAGCGGCTCGGCCTCGCCGTCGCGCTGGTGGCCCGGCCCGAGCTCGTGGTGCTGGACGAGCCGACCAGCGCCCTGGACCCCCTCGGCCGGGTCGACGTCCGCGACATCGTGCTGGCGCTGCGCGAGCGCGGCGTGGCGGTGCTGCTCAACTCGCACCTGATCGGCGAGGTCGAGCGGGTCTGCGACCGGGTGGTGATCCTCGACCGCGGCCGGGTCGCCGCCTCCGGCACGCTGGAGGAGCTGCTCGGCCAGCGCGAGGTGCACCTGCACCTGACCGACCTCACCCCCGGCACCGAGGAGCGGCTGGCCGCCTCCGGCAGCGTGCACCGCGAGGGCGAGTGGTTCACCGTGGCGCTGGCCGAGGACTCCGGGACGGCCGTCCCCGACCTGGTGCGCGACCTGGTCGCCCTCGGCGCCCGGGTGCACGCGGTCGAGCCCGCCCGGATCAGCCTGGAGGAGCGCCTGCTGGGCATCCTCCGGGCCGGTCACGACGACGCGGAGCAGGGGGCCACGCGGTGA
- a CDS encoding ABC transporter permease, whose amino-acid sequence MTTARTVLTIAALTLREASRRRVLWALAGLTLVLLVLSGWGFSRLAAESDIGELTSGQARLVASQVLNLVMFGLSLIAALGTAFLAGPTLSGEIESGISLSVLARPVRRSTVLLGKWLGLVAFGSGFVVLAGLAQCLVVLAVVDYWPPQPAAALALLAAQTVVLLTLGLLLSTVISPMASGVVAVGLFGATWIAGVVGGVGGALGNEGVARVGTVSRMVLPTDGLWRGAMHAFQDPGALTQLGPAFEGFPFLSEAPLTAAYLTWAAVWVAMVWGLAAASFARKDL is encoded by the coding sequence GTGACGACCGCCCGCACGGTGCTCACCATCGCCGCGCTGACCCTGCGCGAGGCGTCCCGCCGCCGGGTGCTGTGGGCGCTGGCCGGGCTCACCCTGGTGCTGCTCGTGCTCAGCGGCTGGGGGTTCTCCCGGCTGGCCGCCGAGTCCGACATCGGCGAGCTGACCAGCGGCCAGGCCCGGCTGGTGGCCTCGCAGGTGCTCAACCTGGTGATGTTCGGCCTCAGCCTCATCGCCGCGCTGGGCACCGCCTTCCTCGCCGGGCCGACGCTGTCCGGCGAGATCGAGTCCGGCATCTCGCTGTCCGTGCTGGCCCGCCCGGTCCGCCGGTCGACGGTGCTGCTGGGCAAGTGGCTGGGGCTGGTGGCGTTCGGCAGCGGGTTCGTCGTGCTGGCCGGCCTGGCCCAGTGCCTCGTCGTCCTCGCGGTGGTCGACTACTGGCCGCCGCAGCCGGCCGCTGCGCTGGCGCTGCTCGCCGCGCAGACCGTGGTGCTGCTGACCCTGGGGCTGCTGCTGTCGACGGTCATCTCGCCGATGGCCTCGGGTGTGGTCGCCGTCGGCCTGTTCGGGGCCACCTGGATCGCCGGGGTCGTCGGGGGTGTGGGCGGGGCGCTGGGCAACGAGGGCGTCGCCCGGGTCGGCACCGTGTCGCGGATGGTGCTGCCCACCGACGGGCTGTGGCGCGGGGCCATGCACGCCTTCCAGGACCCGGGCGCGCTCACCCAGCTCGGCCCGGCGTTCGAGGGCTTCCCGTTCCTGAGCGAGGCGCCGCTGACGGCGGCCTACCTCACCTGGGCCGCCGTCTGGGTGGCGATGGTCTGGGGCCTGGCCGCGGCCTCCTTCGCGCGCAAGGACCTCTGA
- a CDS encoding bifunctional 3'-5' exonuclease/DNA polymerase, translating into MTVPEAPAVRVLLTRRPGDAVEVRELADGAVRTLPADELPAFVRDREAERPRWVWDDTTRWYPALLDAGVRVERCVDLRLCHAVLRRSPFVDQAVLRGPDAEGWRALEPVVPGDPALFPLADPADRLDPAAEHDRQQAALAASAQRGRLGLLLAAECSGALVAAEMTHAGLPWRADVHDRLLTELLGPRPAPGQRPAVLEQLLAEIRAALRVPDLNPDSPTGLLRALQAAGLPVPDTRSWTLEQLDHPCVPPLLEYKKLSRLLQANGWNWLDTWARDGRFRSYFVPGGVVTGRWASNGGGALSVPLQVRPAAVADEGWRFVVADVAQLEPRVLAGMSGDAAMAEAARASDLYQGMVDSGAVATRAEAKVGMLGAMYGGTRGESGRMMPRLTRRYPRAIGLVEEAARAGERGEVVHTLLGRGSPVPTGEWAEQGVDLGEPADPGGSREDRDRHRRAWGRFTRNFVVQGTGAEWALCWLADLRNRLWRLGSGALAERPHLVFFLHDEVLVHTPAELADAVSDEVRRAAAEAGRLLFGGFPVDFPLDVAVVGSWADAG; encoded by the coding sequence GTGACGGTCCCGGAGGCCCCGGCGGTGCGGGTGCTGCTCACCCGCCGCCCCGGCGACGCCGTCGAGGTGCGCGAGCTCGCCGACGGCGCGGTGCGGACGCTGCCGGCCGACGAGCTGCCCGCGTTCGTCCGCGACCGGGAGGCCGAGCGGCCGCGGTGGGTCTGGGACGACACCACCCGCTGGTACCCGGCCCTGCTGGACGCCGGGGTCCGGGTCGAGCGCTGCGTCGACCTGCGGCTCTGCCACGCCGTGCTCCGCCGGTCGCCGTTCGTCGACCAGGCCGTGCTGCGCGGGCCGGACGCCGAGGGGTGGCGGGCGCTGGAGCCGGTGGTGCCCGGCGACCCGGCGCTGTTCCCGCTGGCCGACCCCGCCGACCGGCTCGACCCGGCCGCCGAGCACGACCGCCAGCAGGCGGCCCTGGCCGCGTCGGCCCAGCGCGGGCGGCTCGGGCTGCTGCTGGCCGCCGAGTGCTCCGGCGCGCTGGTGGCCGCCGAGATGACCCACGCCGGGCTGCCCTGGCGCGCCGACGTGCACGACCGGCTGCTCACCGAGCTGCTCGGCCCCCGGCCGGCGCCGGGTCAGCGGCCGGCGGTGCTCGAGCAGCTGCTGGCCGAGATCCGCGCGGCGCTGCGGGTGCCCGACCTGAACCCCGACTCCCCCACCGGGCTGCTGCGCGCGCTGCAGGCGGCGGGCCTGCCGGTCCCCGACACCCGCTCGTGGACCCTCGAGCAGCTCGACCACCCGTGCGTCCCACCGCTGCTGGAGTACAAGAAGCTCTCCCGACTGCTGCAGGCCAACGGCTGGAACTGGCTGGACACCTGGGCGCGCGACGGCCGGTTCCGGTCGTACTTCGTGCCGGGCGGGGTGGTCACCGGGCGGTGGGCGTCCAACGGCGGCGGCGCGCTGTCGGTGCCGCTGCAGGTGCGGCCGGCGGCGGTCGCCGACGAGGGCTGGCGGTTCGTGGTGGCCGACGTCGCCCAGCTGGAGCCGCGGGTGCTGGCCGGGATGAGCGGCGACGCGGCGATGGCCGAGGCGGCCCGGGCGTCCGACCTCTACCAGGGCATGGTCGACAGCGGCGCGGTCGCGACCCGGGCCGAGGCCAAGGTCGGGATGCTCGGCGCGATGTACGGCGGCACCCGCGGCGAGAGCGGCCGGATGATGCCGCGGCTCACCCGCCGCTACCCGCGGGCGATCGGCCTGGTCGAGGAGGCCGCCCGCGCCGGGGAGCGCGGCGAGGTGGTGCACACGCTGCTCGGCCGCGGGTCGCCGGTGCCGACCGGCGAGTGGGCCGAGCAGGGGGTCGACCTCGGCGAGCCCGCCGACCCGGGCGGCTCGCGCGAGGACCGCGACCGGCACCGCCGCGCCTGGGGCCGCTTCACCCGCAACTTCGTCGTCCAGGGCACCGGCGCGGAGTGGGCGCTGTGCTGGCTCGCCGATCTCCGCAACCGGCTGTGGCGGCTGGGCTCCGGGGCCCTCGCCGAGCGCCCGCATCTGGTCTTCTTCCTGCACGACGAGGTGCTCGTGCACACCCCGGCCGAGCTGGCCGACGCGGTCAGCGACGAGGTGCGCCGGGCCGCCGCCGAGGCCGGTCGGCTGCTGTTCGGCGGCTTCCCGGTCGACTTCCCGCTGGACGTCGCCGTCGTCGGGTCCTGGGCCGACGCCGGCTGA
- a CDS encoding TenA family protein, giving the protein MSTSAALWAENADLAQAALAHPFVTALADGSLPRERFAGYVAQDAFFLEAFARAYALGAAHSTDRAGLDAFADLLAGVREELRLHGSYAARWDIDLGRVEPLPATLAYTDFLLATAFRGDTALTCAAMVPCMRLYAFLGQSLGPEAAGAGDYAEWITTYADPAFEELAGTLEELLDAAPAHQELHRAYRRAMQLEVGFFDAAWSGR; this is encoded by the coding sequence ATGAGCACCTCGGCCGCCCTGTGGGCGGAGAACGCCGACCTGGCCCAGGCAGCGCTGGCCCATCCTTTCGTCACCGCGCTGGCCGACGGCTCGCTGCCGCGCGAGCGGTTCGCCGGCTACGTCGCCCAGGACGCCTTCTTCCTGGAGGCCTTCGCCCGGGCCTACGCCCTCGGGGCTGCGCACAGCACCGACCGGGCCGGGCTGGACGCCTTCGCCGACCTGCTCGCCGGGGTGCGCGAGGAGCTGCGACTGCACGGCTCCTACGCCGCGCGCTGGGACATCGACCTCGGCCGGGTCGAGCCGCTGCCGGCCACGCTCGCCTACACCGACTTCCTGCTGGCCACCGCCTTCCGCGGCGACACCGCGCTGACCTGCGCGGCGATGGTGCCGTGCATGCGGCTGTACGCCTTCCTCGGGCAGTCGCTCGGGCCGGAGGCGGCCGGCGCCGGCGACTACGCCGAGTGGATCACCACCTACGCCGACCCGGCGTTCGAGGAGCTGGCCGGCACCCTGGAGGAACTGCTCGACGCCGCCCCGGCGCACCAGGAGCTGCACCGGGCCTACCGGCGGGCGATGCAGCTGGAGGTCGGCTTCTTCGACGCGGCGTGGTCCGGCCGCTGA
- a CDS encoding TenA family transcriptional regulator, protein MPVAELLQRHADAWRGATAHPFLAAVRDGAVPRAAFDTWLVQDARFVADLLRFQARLLARAPRPAQAVLAGGLVALVEELAWFEEQAAVRALDLSAPALPATAAYAALLERLDAADVPTALQALWTIERTYLDAWSAALPGAPEYREFVEHWTVPGFAGYVAGLAQAADAVGGPVDDAVFIELVAAETAFWDMAMGAA, encoded by the coding sequence GTGCCGGTCGCCGAGCTGCTCCAGCGCCACGCCGACGCCTGGCGCGGCGCCACTGCCCACCCGTTCCTCGCCGCGGTGCGCGACGGTGCGGTGCCGCGCGCGGCGTTCGACACCTGGCTGGTGCAGGACGCGCGCTTCGTCGCCGACCTGCTGCGCTTCCAGGCCCGGCTGCTCGCCCGCGCCCCGCGCCCGGCCCAGGCGGTGCTCGCCGGCGGGCTGGTCGCGCTGGTCGAGGAGCTGGCCTGGTTCGAGGAGCAGGCCGCCGTCCGCGCGCTCGACCTCTCGGCCCCGGCGCTGCCGGCCACCGCCGCCTACGCCGCGCTGCTGGAGCGCCTCGACGCCGCCGACGTCCCGACCGCGCTGCAGGCGCTGTGGACGATCGAGCGCACCTACCTGGACGCCTGGTCCGCGGCGCTGCCCGGGGCCCCGGAGTACCGGGAGTTCGTCGAGCACTGGACCGTGCCGGGCTTCGCCGGCTACGTCGCCGGGCTGGCGCAGGCGGCCGACGCCGTGGGCGGCCCGGTGGACGACGCGGTCTTCATCGAGCTGGTCGCCGCCGAGACCGCGTTCTGGGACATGGCGATGGGGGCGGCATGA
- a CDS encoding purine-cytosine permease family protein: MSTSESVRTPAGDAPLTLGEPPARTLGTRDQLGLFGNLGISLLLPVAAVFVVLPDRPLAVTLGAVAVGAVIGAVLLGAGAAAGAREGVPAMVLLRGLLGRRASYLPTAFNLVQCVGWATFEIVIIAEAASRVLDAPRWPFVLAAGVLATAMALRPLGVVRVLSRYAVWAALAAIVYLYVQVLREPLPPLTGGAGTSFWTAADIVIALPISWFPLAADYTRHARSARGAFTGATVGYGIATFVMFTLGVLALAAYGSAGLDVVDALLAVPLGALAVLVLITVELDEAFANLYSTAVSAQNVVARWDRRVLALVVGTVATLLALTFDIAAYEPFLFLIGAVFVPLVGVFVVAYWLLPQGRWDTSDTAPGRLLLLLPWLAGFVAYQLTLPTYFSGVGAGWTTWWSARQGDLGIDPANGWSASLVSLAVAGVLTALLVLPGARRSRRPA; encoded by the coding sequence ATGAGCACGTCAGAGTCCGTCCGCACGCCCGCGGGCGACGCCCCGCTCACCCTCGGCGAACCGCCGGCCCGCACCCTGGGCACCCGCGACCAGCTGGGCCTGTTCGGCAACCTGGGCATCAGCCTGCTGCTGCCGGTCGCGGCCGTCTTCGTCGTCCTGCCCGACCGGCCGCTCGCGGTGACCCTCGGCGCGGTCGCCGTCGGCGCCGTCATCGGCGCGGTGCTGCTGGGCGCGGGCGCGGCGGCCGGGGCCCGCGAGGGCGTGCCGGCGATGGTCCTGCTGCGCGGGCTGCTCGGCCGGCGGGCGTCCTACCTGCCCACCGCGTTCAACCTGGTGCAGTGCGTCGGCTGGGCCACCTTCGAGATCGTCATCATCGCCGAGGCGGCCTCCCGGGTCCTCGACGCGCCGCGCTGGCCGTTCGTGCTGGCCGCCGGGGTGCTGGCCACCGCCATGGCGCTGCGCCCGCTCGGCGTGGTCCGGGTGCTGTCGCGCTACGCCGTCTGGGCCGCGCTGGCCGCGATCGTCTACTTGTACGTCCAGGTGCTCCGCGAGCCGCTGCCGCCGCTCACCGGGGGCGCCGGGACGTCGTTCTGGACGGCGGCGGACATCGTCATCGCGCTGCCGATCTCCTGGTTCCCGCTCGCCGCCGACTACACCCGGCACGCCCGCTCGGCCCGGGGCGCCTTCACCGGGGCCACGGTCGGCTACGGCATCGCCACCTTCGTGATGTTCACCCTGGGCGTGCTGGCGCTGGCGGCCTACGGCAGCGCCGGCCTGGACGTCGTCGACGCGCTGCTGGCCGTGCCGCTGGGCGCCCTCGCGGTGCTGGTGCTGATCACCGTCGAGCTGGACGAGGCGTTCGCGAACCTGTACTCGACGGCGGTGTCGGCGCAGAACGTCGTCGCCCGCTGGGACCGCCGGGTGCTCGCGCTCGTCGTCGGCACGGTCGCCACGCTGCTGGCGCTGACCTTCGACATCGCCGCCTACGAGCCCTTCCTGTTCCTCATCGGCGCGGTGTTCGTGCCGCTGGTGGGCGTCTTCGTCGTCGCCTACTGGCTGCTGCCGCAGGGCCGCTGGGACACCTCGGACACCGCACCGGGCCGGCTGCTCCTGCTGCTGCCGTGGCTCGCCGGCTTCGTCGCCTACCAGCTGACGCTGCCCACGTACTTCTCCGGCGTCGGTGCGGGCTGGACGACGTGGTGGAGCGCCCGCCAGGGCGACCTGGGCATCGACCCGGCCAACGGCTGGTCGGCGTCGCTGGTCAGCCTGGCCGTCGCCGGGGTGCTCACCGCCCTGCTCGTGCTGCCCGGGGCCCGGCGCTCCCGCCGGCCCGCATGA
- the thiE gene encoding thiamine phosphate synthase, producing the protein MTAPLGRLHVLTDARGGQPALDAVAAAVAAGAPVVQVRAKGCTDRELHDFARAVVELCAPTGTTCLVNDRVDVALAVGAHGTHLGAGDLPLVAARRVAGPGHLLGGTAREPVLARRLVAEGADYLGVGPAYPTRTKTGLPDALGPAGIRAVAEAVDVPVIAIGGVTAARVAELLAAGAAGVAVVGAVSGAADPGAATTELLRALG; encoded by the coding sequence ATGACGGCGCCGCTCGGCCGGCTGCACGTCCTCACCGACGCCCGCGGCGGGCAGCCGGCCCTGGACGCCGTCGCCGCCGCGGTCGCTGCGGGTGCGCCGGTGGTGCAGGTGCGGGCCAAGGGCTGCACCGACCGGGAGCTGCACGACTTCGCCCGCGCCGTCGTCGAGCTGTGCGCACCGACCGGGACGACGTGCCTGGTCAACGACCGGGTCGACGTCGCGCTCGCGGTCGGGGCGCACGGCACGCACCTGGGCGCCGGCGACCTGCCGCTGGTCGCGGCCCGGCGGGTGGCCGGCCCCGGCCACCTGCTCGGCGGGACGGCGCGGGAGCCGGTGCTGGCCCGGCGGCTGGTCGCCGAGGGGGCGGACTACCTCGGCGTCGGCCCGGCGTATCCCACCCGGACCAAGACCGGGCTCCCCGACGCGCTCGGCCCGGCCGGCATCCGCGCGGTCGCCGAGGCCGTCGACGTCCCGGTGATCGCCATCGGCGGGGTGACCGCCGCCCGGGTCGCCGAGCTGCTGGCGGCGGGCGCCGCCGGCGTCGCCGTCGTCGGGGCGGTCTCCGGCGCCGCCGACCCCGGGGCCGCCACGACCGAGCTGCTGCGGGCGCTGGGCTGA